The genomic segment GGGTCCTTACACCATTTAACCTTTGGTAATCtcccacaaatacacacatacatgcacgtACACATAACATGTGCCTGTCGACTCACTGCTACGTACTAACCCTAGACACACCTTAATTATTTATAGGCCTGTccttgtgatgatgatgattctgATAAAGATGCTGATTAATTGTTtttgcatcagcacaaatgGAATGACACTGTATTGACACCACAGGTATAAAGGCAATGAAACTTTCTTTCATTAATTATAATCAAAACATATGCACATTTCTGAAATTATATTCTTATTGTATGACAGCTATATACTGAAGTCACTAACCTCTACATTAGGTAAATAAAccaaaatcaaataataaaccaaaacttttttttttccccttttcttttgaGCTCATTCAAATTCCAATTGTACAGAATTATTAAAATTGTAACACCTCATTTTCCAACCGAATATGAATATGCTATGCATGAATATGCTAAAACGTcttacacagacaaaaacatgtacagtacattatcTTAGTTGGTATCATTATTTATGTTCAGGGTCAATCAGACTCTATCTGCGATTTGCGAGGGGTAGTACTCTATAAATACTACTGCCAACACCAATTACAGAGCATATGAAAATTCATTGTATTTAGGTATGTTTTGCAACTGGGGTCTCTAATTAAACATGTCATCAGTTCAAAATCATGCTTAGACGCAATTCCCATCTAAATCAAACCATGTTGGACAACTCCTTTCCAGGACATTATGCTTTATTCACGAAATGTTTTCAGCTACCTCGCCCTCATCATGGTGATTGATGAAAGCAAATAGCTGAAAGCATTTTGTGAATAAAGCATGGAAGATCACACAGGTAAAGTACCTCGCTGTGTGTGCATTCTCAAAGCAGAAAGTTATAACAAATTTAGAAAAGTCATGAAGTATCAAGGTGATAACACAATATAAAGTATGTTTTGTTGGGCTGTAAATGTAAGTTGTTTCCAATTTACAATGATTAAGGACAAAAtcataattcataattcatcACTTTATGTTTATCTCTCATTAATTGTGAATGGTTTCAATACGATCGAATGATTTGTTTGGCTCCACTAAGTGTTTGTAAAAAATTGAATCATATTACTCCCTTATCCTCATATGCCCTtgtcaaaattaaatatttttgttggaTCACTCATTGTCATGTGAGCTTTCCAGAATTATTTGTACATGGATTTATGGTTGACGGAAAATCTGTGTCATAATGAGTTGGCTTGAGTCCCAGAATAAAGTAGATTGCCTATGTTTGATTAGACATtcattgagtgtgtgtttgtgttgttaaatTGTGTTTCCTGGTTTTGTGCACACAGTTCGATGGAACCTGAATGATGAGCTAAAGCATCGGAGGCTTGACATGATGGAAAACGTGGCCACAGGCCTGGTTTTTTTCATTGTGGTGGTCAATGTCTTCATCACAGCATTTGGAGTCCACAGTCCGAAGCGCAGTGACTGACCAAGAACACACAAAGgtattctttctatttttgcaaGTCACATACATTCTTTATTACTGTCTCTGCTCCCCTGTCTTTACAAACAGGTGTTTTCTATCCTGCCTTACTATGCAGTTTGCCCCTACAGACATTCATGTAGTCAGCATGTTTTTGGTCCTCTTCTCTACTGACCTGACCTTTGCAACCCCCTACCTGACCTACAAACACACTGACCTCTCCAGGCTCTCAGAGAAATTTCCACCGGAAAACAACTTAAACAAAACCCAATCACTGTTCGTTTACTAGAAAATCATTGTCCTGCACTGTTTCAGCCACAGAGAGATAACAGGGAACAACAGATAAACAGTGACAAAGTAGTGACAAAGAGGTCTGGCACATAAACAACACGACATTTGTTACTATAGTGGACAAACAGGAAAGTGTAGACAACAGCAGTCAGGCACATGTGACCTCATACTCTGCCCGAGAGTAAACCCAGGCACCAGCCAGACAGAAATGCTCAACCacagtcacatgcacacacaaatgctgACAGCTGAGCATGCTTCAATTTTTAATTGCATTGGTGACGTTCGAGTCCGATGTCATGGTTCTTTTCCAGACGGCTTGGACCAGGAGGTTTGACGGGTCTGTTGTGCACATATACGCAGAGCAGGGTGTGCCTCATCTGACTCAAAGCTCTGACCCACCTCAACAGCTTTAACCTTGCCGACACATCTGTCTCAAACCACAGGCGTCATGTCTAACATTCAATTATAACAATGTTTGGTTGTGCCATGACTCTCTTTTGCAATGAGCAAAACTAAAGTGTGTCTGTGGTTCTCTGGACCAGCAGCTGGTGAGTCAGTCAACATAGCACCGACCCCAGCAGAACTGCTCGTTAAAATTGAAGCCTTAATTAGACTGTGTTTCAGCAGTGTCACTGAAACCCCAATTAAAGCCCAAGCAAATGctcattttatacatttctgtCCCTTAACAAAAGAATATAAAAGTAGTTTGAGAACATCTGTTTTGCGTAATTATCTGCTAATACCTGAAGAATATTTGTGTTCGAAACTATAATTTCTTCAACGTGACTGTGACAAAGCACCTTTCAGAGGACAAACCAACGTCACAATTCtatccttctcctcctccacaacTATCATTGGTAACCGTGGAAACAGCCAGACGAGCAGAGAACCAGATTGATGACACACAGAGCTCCACTCAGGGCAGATCTGTAGACtgatatacatacataatacagCCTATATCTGTGGCTCCTACACTTCCAGCTCCATCTCAGTGCGGAACAAACTGGCTCTGCAGGGGTCTAACATGAGAGGACGCTGATGATCAGCGAGGAGTTTTAGTTATTCTGAAACAGAACTATTAATAACCCTCTTGTGGGAATGTGGATGCCAGTCTTCCAACTGAACAATCACCCTGGTGACACTTCCAACCCCCTAGCACCTCCCCATCCCTCCTGTCTCTGACTCCCCTCTCTGATCTGTTGCTCTCTTTGCAGAGAAGACAGAGGCGGAAAAGTGCTGCTCAGTGCTGCAAATCTCCTGAGATCAGACACCTGAGCTCTCCTCCGAAGCTATGCGGTATATGCCATCTTTCAAGTGGCTATTTTTCTTCAGATTCATTATCACATGAAATACTTGAAATGGCATCAAGTGAGTAAGAAATGCCTCCACCCTCCACACAGGTCTTTCACGAGCTGTCAAGCAAACAGCATTTAATGTAGCATTGGATCAACTACCTTTCTTCATTCAACCAGTTtgattgtcattattatttaatgagGGCTGTCTGTTGCTCCTGATTATCATTGTTATACCACACCAGAAGATTTTCCATCATCCTTGTTTCCTACTTTGATGCACTGAATGAGGAAGCAGTGCCCTCTAGTGCATTTATTGATGTTGTTCAATCAATGAGATGAATGTTCTATCATCATCTCCATTTCATGTTCACCATACAGGCAAACAACTTACTCTGGTTGCACACCAATAGTGCCCGACACAAACACTCTGCTAATCAACAGTCTGGTCATTACTGTGAATTTGCCtgtaaatttaaaaatgcaataacatacagtatatttgttttattgtgtacaTATTTCTGTGTATCTTTGTCatactacattaaaaaaacaacgtACAACTCCATGTGATGTTAATTTTGTACTTTATTTGAGCAAAAGTTGTTATAGTGCACTTTAGTTCGTAGATGTTCAAGTATCTTCATCACAGTATTTGAAGGCACTTAAAGTGGGCGAGCATGTGAGAATTATGCAGTATCTCAAATTTTAGGGTAGGGTAGTTCATACAATACAAACCAACAGTCTACTCATACAGGGGTTTTCACTTATGTTTCTTAACCAGATGTCTTCTCCATACAGTGTGGATGTGTACAAACTGTGCTTGATTGACATCTTCTGCACCCTTCTGTTggttttatgtatatatataatttttgtTGTTCTTATTCGTAAAAAAAGTTTATGGCAGCAGATCATTCGTAACATAGCTGCACCCAACTTCAACCTGAGCAGAGATCTAATCAGCCTGAGTTATTGTTAACTCCTGTGTGGATGAACAAAGCCTTTAAATTTCATTCAAAGTAAGATTCATCTCATCACTCAGTTAAGAGTCTTACACAGTatataaaagcaaaaagcaCTATGAGAGAACATGATGTTTTTCATATAAAGAAATGTCAGCCATGGGAATTTATGACAGATTGAGTCAATTTCAGCTACTtaagagattaaaaaacaaGTCAATTGGTGCTTACAAATACATGcaatttcaggaaaaaaaaacaactttatagCCCTCAAAGTGTTTTTGGCACCGCAAAATGGCAAATTTCATGGCTTGTTCTTctcacagatgatagatagaagcTTCACTGATCCCGAGGGATCCCGTTTAGGCAAGGCTACTTCAGCACCTTCAGCACCTTTATGGCCTTATTTTTTATGCTTTCCAACCTCAGCATAGGAAATTAAAACATCTTGACTAAGTCTTGCTGCAGAGCAGTGAAGGAACGGGCCAGTACATCTCAATGTCTCACCCTCTGTGGGTAGAAAAAGTGGcaaaaaaagagttttaaaCCATATAGACGGAGTAGTTTAGAAATGAGAAAACAAGCAGAGAAGAAAGTtagttttaaatatgaaataaaaggcTTTGGATGCTTTCAAACTTGTGATGCTTTTGTACACTTAAAACTCTTGACATTCAAAATGCCCGAGGACAAACAAGTCTAAACACTTGCCTATCATTCTGTATGACTCACCTCCATAATAGTAGAGAATTGCAATACCGACTGCAAAACTGAAACAGCTCAGGAAAAACATCGGTCCTGCAGAAAAGGGGATAAGAATGAAAGTTATCATCAGTTACTATTAGGTCAACAAATCTAAGAATGGAAGGCATACTAAAAGTGAGTACTGAGTCAATATCTGAACTTTACAGTGGTATACCTGAACGGCAACGAGTTCAAGGCTGATCAGTGAAAACACAATTGCCTTTTACAGTAAAACCACACATCATTTCTTTGTATGAGTAATGATTGTGAATCCATGTTTCACCACATCATAGATGACCCATTTCCCTGCTGACATACCTTTGACCCACTGGATGCACCCCTGACTGTTCAAAGGAATGCAGGACAGAGGAAGCTGTTTTGGACCATGGTTTACACGTGAGCTTAACTGACCCACAAAGCCAGAGCCCTGGATGTAATGGGATGATGAATGGTGAAGTAAATGGGATGATGAATGGTGAAACGGTGCGGGGCAGTGGGGCCCACATTCTGATGCTACGGGTTAAAAGGTTCAGCAGACAACTACATTTGCTGAAGAACAAAGCTTAGTTGGGCTTAAGGGGCTTATCTGAGGATCAATGAGGGGTATAGAGTCTGcgtgacacacactcacataaactgtaagatcaacacatttaaaaaaacaccatgGTAGCCAAATTAAACTTCCACAACTGCAGATTACAGTCACATTGACAATGAATTGTTAGAACATTACACTACTGCCAACCGTTTTCCCAAGTAACAACAGTTTTAAGAATTACTTCCGACTTGCCATCTCAGTACATGCCGCTATTGGATTAgattcaacatcatcatcatgaaaCTAGTCATTTTGgtctatttttcattttcaaagttGTGCTATTAAGTTAATGCAGGTTTGGGCAGGGACTGTTGTGAAAACAATTCCTTAAGGATGCTTTCAACAGAGCTCCAACACTCAAGATGTGAGAAATGATTGAATTCATGAGCTCTGTTGtcatgaaatcaaatcaaaggtAAATCAGTCAAGCCAAAAACATTATgtaactttttttgttgtaaatttCATAGTTTCTTGGACTACAACAATGGCACATTTGATCATTAAATCTCAGATGTCACAGTGTTCTTGAACGCACCACCAAGGAAGCGTTCTCAATTAGTTTCAGCAACTGCATCTCTACATGTTGATAACATAAACTGGAAAAGAACTACAGTTGACTGATTGTCTACTGTAATGAGCTGCCAATCTCAAGAAGATTTTAGTTTGGATATCTGCATGTTAATTTTAATTTCTGAAGTAAAAACTACGTTCAAAGAGGTAATCAATATAAATATCTATGGTGAGCTTTGGAAAATTGTTGACAGTATTGTATATTATCAATACACAACTTTCAAAACCACCTGCAAACAAATCTTGAAATAGGTAAAAAAAGAGTAGGCATGGAAAATTCTTTATATAGTCCTTTATGTTagacttatttattttacttaaaaaacaacaataaaaaacccAGAAAGTAAATCTAGTGGTCCACTTAATCAGATGTATCATTTTATGTTGATTAGATTTACCTCTGTCATTAAGCACATGTTTCTCTGGTTGGGCTGCCACATTGTTAGACAATTTTGGGTCTGTCATCTCTAGAACAGAGAGTGAAAACAGTTAACAtccacacaataaaaaagactGCCTCTGCAATGTCAGATCCACAATGTGAGCTGCTGCCTGGTCAGCACATtggcttctttctttcctaaatGTTTCTTAAATAGGATAAGCCCACATAAAGCCAGCCTGGGCAATTACAAAGCAGGGGATCCACCATCATGAGTGATTTGCCTAACTGTcccacttaaaaaaaagtaaggGGTGCCAACAATGCAACTAGTGtatgcagagcagagagaagcaaCTGATAATGTGTCAGTGTAATTACTTTAATAACATTATGCacaggaatttaaaaaaatgatgaacagACAGTTTCTGAAAGCCACAAGATGATGTGTTTGAACATTGGCACATGACTATGCACGTAGATGAACACACAGCATGTTACAGTATAATATACAAGCTTGCATGCAGTCCTTATACTACTAACTATTGCCATGTAATTCTGAGTTAAATTACATCTCAAAAAGGAGTGCTACAGTGCTCTGCAATTTTCAGCTACTGTTACGTCTGCAAAGCTCTGCTCATGTTTTACCTCTTTGTCTGACTCTGGTGGGCAGGCTGGAGTAGACGTGCTCAGCATGGATGTGAAGTCCCCTGTAGAATTCATGACAGGCGTCCTCACCCTTCTCGTGCAGGTGATTCAGCAGCTCGGCTAATCGCACCTTGGTGGGCACCCTCAGGTTCCTGAACTGCAGAGAGACACATGCTGCATTGACTCACTGCACATATCTGTACACTGTTCACTCAGTTTAGCACATTAGACTGTGAAGACTGAACTTTAACACATATTATCTATAGTCACCCTTTGGGCTTCCTTGTCAGTGAGTGTCTGGGGGTAGAtcctgttgagctgcagcaCTAGCCTGTCAACCAGCTCAGTGTCCATCCTCTGGTCTGAGCACAGGAACTGGGAGTCCCTCTGGAGCTGCTCATGGTAACCGCCAATGTCTAGCCACAGAGAGAACAACATTATAGAAGAGACAAGCAAGAGACAGCCTTTAATAAAAATAGgtctacactacacacaactTAAATCGTAA from the Scomber japonicus isolate fScoJap1 chromosome 4, fScoJap1.pri, whole genome shotgun sequence genome contains:
- the LOC128357325 gene encoding caspase recruitment domain-containing protein 19-like, whose translation is MPDIGGYHEQLQRDSQFLCSDQRMDTELVDRLVLQLNRIYPQTLTDKEAQRFRNLRVPTKVRLAELLNHLHEKGEDACHEFYRGLHIHAEHVYSSLPTRVRQREMTDPKLSNNVAAQPEKHVLNDRGPMFFLSCFSFAVGIAILYYYGEGETLRCTGPFLHCSAARLSQDVLISYAEVGKHKK